In the genome of Arachis stenosperma cultivar V10309 chromosome 6, arast.V10309.gnm1.PFL2, whole genome shotgun sequence, the window CGGGTACCCAATACGGACTAACCTATTCGGGTAGGGTTGTCTACCCTATCCGCAACGGATAGGGTTGTCTACTCTATTCGCCTGCGAGTAGGGTTGTCTACCCTATCTGCCTGCGGGTAGGGTACGGGTTCAGGGtataccctaccctaccctacgcGCACccctaatatattatataatatatatgtaaaagttatatatatGTAATGAAGAAAGTGAGTGTTGAACTCACAATCTTTCTTTTATAAAAACTTGAAATAACTGCTAAACTAGTTGatgattatattatttgtaattttatattagatttttttaagattttattatttttaatttcaatttgaaattagttttttattttctattttattaatatgtatgaaattcGGGTAGGGTAAGGTTTAGAATTTTAGGGtgcgggtagggttagggttgaaaaattctcaacccgcgggtagggtagggtagaattttaaaaaagcTTTCGACTCACGGGTAGAGTCCAAACCCTACCCATTGCCAGCCCTATATTTGAGtgtattatttaataattttcgGTGGATGTGTGCTGataaattttgcataatttcaaactcttcttctccctctttctcattttctgctattttttttcttctttttcatcatcatcgttatcttttttttcattcatctttttttttgttttatcttcttaagtttcttcttttttttacttttttaataagaataaaaacaaaaaaatcaaataaagaagaagaagaaatacataatgctgcaaaattacttagaagatgatgaacttatattcattcaactaaaagaaagaaagaaataagaaaaaaaaaagaagaaaaataatgcAGCATTAgaagaaatatttttctgtatttgcagcaaatttggtgtaacacgaagatattcgagtgtattatttaagaattttcggtgtatgtgtgctgataagttctgcataattcaaaatttttcttcttcctcctcatcttttgaggctttttcttcttcatcttcttatttcatattttcataattctttttttgggaagaaaaaatcaaacaaagaaaaaatatacatattgcaaaatcaatagaaagaggaggaggaaaaaaatgcaacaacaacaacaataaaaaaaacgGCGATAAAGAAACacgaaaaaaaggagaaaaaatgcaaagaagaaggaagaggaggaggaagagcgGATAAGGAACGCGgaatacaaagaaaaataatatgatttCACGCGCGCGTTATATAAGTGACTTGTATGACTTGTATGCAAAAAAGGCTTGTATGTGTAATAGTACTTAtgttcaaaaacaaaaaataatatattaaaaataataataaatgagttttagtaatgttatttttttctaaatataaATTTGCATTTCGATTAATAATATGACATACAATTATCTAAAACTAGGAACTAAAAACAAAAATGGAATTCTCTAAAATCACAAGAGTATGAATAATTAACCAATCATGAtaagtatatattaaaatcagtcactaTATATTAGTatgaaatatatgttaaaatttatattaaaaatgagttaatattgatagaaaaattatttttagtgcttatttattttatttttagtgatAATAAAATAACTACTAATATATTTATAGGTAATTAGATATTAATTATGTTATGCTTTaccattaaaaaattttagtgacaattatataatttttaataaaaatatttttaatgaatacaaaaatatatatatataattatcattATATAATTATCACGGCATCTTATATTATTCTTGTGCAAATACATGTGCCAGGGTTGCCAAACAATATCCATTATTCTACATGCTAAGCTATTGAATATGgcagataaaataaaaaattataaaatggtcaaatttaaattaaaatagaagagtTAAGAACAATAATGCtcaaattattctaaatttgttAACCATAAAACTTTTCTATATCATGTCATAAATTATATTCATGGAGAAAAATCAGATTAATAATTCTCATATCTGGTCCAATTCTCTATCTTCCAataattgtaattgaaattatgTTCTAACTACTATAAATAAGACCAAGATTATCGCATGTTCATCCCTCGTAggttataatataaaaatacaatgaATTGACATAATATAGAAGCATTGAATCTCACccagaaaaaataaaaagaaaggaagATAGGAACATTATTTTAATATAGAACCTGATTTTATTCTTTCTAACCGAAAAACGAATTCTTGTGCCATTTTTTTTGTAGCcctattgtatttgtataacattaatttaatttcttagaAAAACTATGCAGATTATTAATGTTACTCAACAACAACTAAATATTATTGGACTTATTTGGgtgaatttttataaatttgtttttaaaaatattttttttaaaaatattttttttaaaaataaatgtaattttatgtttaaatattttatataaaaatatattttttttaataatgatattttagtacaatataaattttttttttgtttatttattatgttaaaaatattttttaattaaaaagatctttaaaaatataaattatagcttctattttttttattttgctagtatttttatttttactactgaaattttattaaacacacttacaaatttttttaacattaatAACACCCAAACAAACTTATTATCTTGCCatttttctttctcactttgcTTACCCCATAAAGAGTATTTAATCATTTTAACATTTTCATTTATTGATAATGATGTATTGGGAAACCTTGGATACCAAACCAAAAAAATTAGGTATTAAAATCACATTTGATATTATAGATCAGACATATTTGATTAATTCATGATTCGATGATTTATTCCTGAATTTAAAGCATTACCAAAAATAAATACACATACCAAAACACTTATTTTTATGCAACTCTTCTTTTCATTTCATCTTGATCAACGGCTACAAAGGTACAAATTCAAACTGGGTAATGAGTGATCAAAttaaaggagaaaaagaaaatattgacATAACTGATAACTCTCAAGTTAATTTATTCAATTCATCATTTAAAGTCTGCAAACACAATAAatttaatagtttttttttttccaaaatttgacaTGACTTAGTTTAGCAAATAAAATTACGttgaacttaaaaaaatatatatttgaatttagaataataaaactcaaaatagccTCTGATAATTACCTCAAAAGACAACGAGAcccttaataaaaaaaatccaatctGCCCTCTGACAGTTATTTCGAAAGGACAACGAGGCCTCTGTGCCAAAAAAATTAGGTTATTTTTTTTGGCACATGAGCTaattaatctaaaaaaaaatatcaggGGCCGAATTGAGTATTTTTTTTagggatttggatcctctaaagtttgaatttcactttagagagtaaagtgagATCTTCTACCTTTGAatattttctctttcatatttatttttagtcccacctatgaaatcaatggtgagagatcatactttattctctaaagtaaaatttaaactttagagGATACAAATCCTTTTTTTAGAGACCTCATTGTCCTTTCAAAATAATTGTCAAGGATTAGAGTATTCACTCAATTTAGAGAGTTTGAACCAATATAAGTTTAATATAAATGATAAATACTTAAGTATCATTTTGAGATTTACTGAATacaattattcaattaaaagattccTTCATCATAATGAAATAAAACACATAGATTAACTCTAGaatattcaattaaatttagaagTGATAGcatagtccataaatagaaagagaaaaaagcAGAAAATTTAGGGATTtgtgagaaaagaaaaaaaagaaaaagaaaagaagtataGAAGCAACATGATGTTGGAAAAAGAAAGGAGAgtgaagttgaatgccaaatAAGCATAGACCATAGTGACCAATGTGTCACATGGATGTTCCTATTTCCCCCCTTTATAAACTCCTTCCTCCCTGTTCCCCTCTTCCCCCAATTTCTCCATTCTCATTCTCAACTTTCTTCCAAATTTACCCTTTTCTATTTCAATATGAAGAACAACACACTCACAGATCATGAACACTACCACCATAGCACCAGATTCCTTCACaatccttctttctcttcaacCCTCCTTGACCAAATCTACCGTTCCATTGACCAATCCGAACAACACAATTACACAAATACCCCCAATCACATGAACACCTTCTTCACACAAACAACTTCAAGAACAGAGAAGAACAAGAAACAGGATACATCAACAAGAAGCACGTCACGTGACTATGACAATGACGTCACGTGCTTCAGTTCCACGTCACTTTCCTCCGATTCCAGCTCGTCCTCTTCTTCTTCCGCGGGATTCTCATCCTCCGACACGGAGTCAACAAGGCCGTCAAGGACGCGGTCGTCCTCATCGTGCTTCTTGCCTCTGAGGTCGGTGAAGACCAGCGCGTCCTTGAGGGACGAGGAAAAAGGAGACGATCATCGTCGAAAGTTCCACAGCTTTCGCCACGATTTCAAAACCGAATTAGGCGCTCTAATCGGCGGCGATCGTGGCGAAGATGATTACGAATCATTGTCCATGAAATCCAAGTCAAGAGCGTTGAAGATCTATAACAATATCAAGAAGGTGAAGCAACCGATTTCACCCGGTGCTAAGATCACTAGCTTTCTCAACTCGATCTTCGCTACTTCCAAGAAAACCAAGTGCACCAACCatgacataaaaaatatttatcaaaatcggttacatgaatcaaacgacacTTGTAAGAACGTGGACAGCGATGCAAAAAAGCCAAAGTCAATTCAAACTTCATTGCCTTCTACTTGTTCATTTTCGAGGTCTTGTTTGAGTAAAACTGGTCGGCTACATAGACCAAACGACGCtctagaagaagaaagagaagccAAGTTAGTTCAAACTTCAACAcattcttctctttcttcttctaaaTCTTGTTTGAGCAAGACTCTAACTTCCGAAAGGGAAAAGCTTCGCAACGGAGCGAAAAGAACGGTTCGATTCTACCCCGTGAGCGTGATTGTGGGTGAAGAAGGAATCAATAATAAAGTTGCCACAAAAACATGGAAGAATAGCACCAACGTAGAGAAGAGCAAGGTGGTGAAAGAAGCTGCAAGGGAGTTCTTGGAGGAGTACCAtaagaacaagaacaagaacaatttgGTTTCAGAAGCTTTAATGGATTTGCATAAAAATAatagtaacaaaataaataatgcaAATGAAGATGATGACGAAAACGACGACGACGATGACGTGGCAAGTTGTGCAAGTTCGGATCTGTTTGAGCTTGATCATTTGGCTGAGCTTCCTGTGTATGAAACAACTCATGTTAGCACTAATCGTGCCATTGCTAATGGTCTTGCTGTGTAGTTAATTAGTTATTgtacaataatttttatattttcatttttgtttatttaggATGAGTTTTTTATTTCATTTGTATGGGTTAAAAATAGAGAAGAAAATTTGGACATAAATCTTCTTTATGGAATTTTcttctctattttttattatcatatcaaattgattttattttattttttttaccttAATTAAGCACATGATTCTTATAGTTCTTCAAGTGATTTGGTATTTGTTGACAGAACTCTGTTTCTATATGCGCTAGTTCACAATATTATTATACTTTTGTTTTAGCTttgatttaaataaataaataatatcataaaaaaaaatttaaatggcTTAATTAGCTTGATTGATGGTATAAGCATAGGTGTGAGTGTGTGTTTTCTTGGAAAATACAAGCCATTTTCCTTTACAATATATGAGTCAACAGAATTGGGACATCCTCTGTAATGTAAAGTTTTAGTTATACGTAAATTGTAAAATAACTTTTAAGTAATGTTTGATTTTATACATTAAATTCATTTATAACAAGACCTTAACTAAACAATTAAACATTAATCTTAGGTATTAAATGagaaaatttttaatatctacAAGCTAAGTAAAGTACAAGTTAAATATCTCCACAGCTCAATTTAAACatccaaaatatcaaaataaaaaaaaagacacaTTTGTTACATCATTAAGTTAAATTTCACTTGTACTAGATGCTATTGtatactatattttttattttgtaaaaatatgtataatttaagttACGTTACATGCCACTCAATGTTTGtaatttcttttaataaaacataatattaataaaaaatttaagtgtacttaaaatatcaaatatttgaataattttaattattaattttaattataaaaaaatataacatatattaattaaaatcaaccaTTAAAATTATTAGACATTTAAAAATTTTCCGTTATCCTCTCCTTAAAAAATAACCTTAAGATATGAGAAATTGAAATATGCATGTGATATTGATATGAGAATAATATAAGGTagcttttatatatatgttgccTAATATATGAAAGTGTACCTAGGTATATGTGTGAGTGTGTAAGTAGGTGTCATAGAATGTAGCATTTGTTTTGAATGAAGAAAGAGTGATTTTGCAAAAGTGAATAggtagatagatagatagatagataggaCATTGATTTTGTTctgaaaaaagaaattaaagtgaGTGGGGATTCGTTCATTCTTttatttgatgatgatgatgatgatgatcacggATCAAAAACATTTCAGATTGTGATAGCAACTGACACAATCAACATAAGAGAATGAAAACCAAAGCAAAATGAGAGGCAGATCTTCGTTCCATGGGAATAGAGAAAGTGAAAATTtcaagcttttgcttttctttctttctttttgatCTTTGATTTCTTCCTATGTGGAACAAGAATTTCTTGTACTTTGTAAAatgcttatttatttatttattcatttaatttACCTCCCTTGTAACTTGTAGAATCAGCTACCACCATTTCCTCTTCTGGCCACAACATCATTAATTCATGAACATTGAAGGCTTTGTCTTGAAAGGAACATCCCAAGAACCCAAAAGAAATTTAAAGTTATTAGAACATCAACTAGTGTCAGAACAATTTAATTACAGAGTAAGATTCTTTTTATGTTGTTATTCAATTACACTGAAATATTGGtatgcatgaattttttttctcactATTCAAATAAACTCCTAATTTTATTGGAGTGATAAATAAtggaaaataattttataagatCGATTTTGTTAGAGACCAACTTTTTTTAACCAACAATAAACTAACAAAATAAtagatagataaataaatattaaaagaagaaagagaagtgTTTACATTTCAATTATTTACAGAATTTTGTATTTATACTATTTTAAATAACATTTTGtccattttttatattttttttattaacatcTATATGTTTGTAAGCCTTAttaattttctctctttttcacgttatttctttctttaaatATTGGCAATTATGTTTGCCTTTATTAAAACTATTAATTTTAGTAATGATTTTGAGAGtctcttttttttgttgtgCTGTAATCGTATAACTTggacatttatttttttcttattgaataaaatatatctattatttttggtaaaaaaaattataaacttttttttagataattacaTCTCCACCCAATTCTAAATAAAGTGGGCGTAGTTCCAAAAAACAGCAACTCAACTTCGAAtcaaattaaatgacaaatttattattttttattagtattttaattattattatattttttttattttaataattcaataaaatatttttagtctatatttttaaatattattaattatttattaactaaaaataataaattttaatagttatttagtattcttttatatatatattatatatatataaaagaatgaGACTATGTATGTATGTCTCCCAAAAGGTTAACTTTAAAGTAagggagaaagaaagaaaataatgtGTGAAATTATGGTAGGTAGCATTGATGCTATTTTGGGTAGAAGGTAAGCAGCAGTTATTACAAGATTAAAAAAAGAAGGCAGTGGAGCAGAGACATAGTGAGGAAATTAATGATGGATGAAGAAGTTAAGGTAAGGAAAGAGGCAAACACTGCAAATTTAGGGTGTCCTCTGTTTTTGGGCATTACTAGGTACATAGTACACTCACTCACTCTTCTTCAAAATCATGATCATattcatgccactctctgttcTTGGTAAAGTAagcaattattattattttatttatatatggcACCTTATGCTTATGATTTAATCACAACACAACATTGTGGGGACTACCTAGCTTATGCCACGAAATTTCGGTGTTTAATGTACTAATTTGAATCATGCATACTTCACGACAAAAAACTCTATTCAAAAGCTCCATCTCATCATCATACAATAAAATATATGCGCTCTTCTATTGCATTAATATTACAATTGAAATTTTCATTTCACACTTTATGGGATCAAATGTTACACCGAAGCATTCACATTTTAAATTGTGTATGATATAAATCAAGTTCATTTCATGTATAATATCTCCTTCAATTATTCAGATGTTGTTGTATACAATAATGCAATAGGTGCTATTAAAGTTTAGTGctttattatatacataatgTAAGCTACTGAACACATAAACTTAGTCATAGTTATTGGTGTACTAAACTAACTTGAGTTTGTCGAATGATTAActtatttcttatttttctgtttaaatAAACGTTAGAATTCGaatattattttgtgtatacaataatttattatttaataataaatcttaaaatagaatttaaatttacGATAAATTAATCTTCAACATGctaaagttaaaaaataataaattattcacactaaaaaagttatatttattgataagttgtaaaaaatttaatcatacATAATCTCTTAATCATTCtgtcaaataaataaaaaatttattaaactgtgagatattattttaacaaaatatcACAAATATCATTTTGTCTCGAActatcacaaaaaaaaaaaactataaccaaaatattttttatctaacaTTAAATATAGGGGTGTTAGGCAGCTAATATAATTAAGTCTTATTTATTGTTTGGAGGGTTTTATAATAAGGATTAAGGAGGTACCTAGATAACGTTGTAACTAACCAAAGCAGTCAAGCGTGGATCTCCAAGACTCTTTGCAAGAAAGAAAAGGTTATGGGGTCACTCACTACACTCTTTAGTCTTTTTGCTTTGTTATGTTATCTTATTAGCCAAAGCAACAAAGACCAAGTCTTATTCATTGGCGATCCCAAGGGGATTTCACTCTCCACACTTCTATTTCTATTCTATAATTACTACATTATTTAACCACTTTCCTTTCATTATTTTATATCCTACTACCAAATGATGCAAACTTATCAAAATTTATGTGAGGAACATCACCATCATTTATGCATGGGTTTTGTGCCACCCCCCaatattagaatttagaataacctttctcttttcaattttttttttcttgtggtTAGGATGCTTCATTAACCATTTTTAATAACCTACATTAATTAGGATAAAATAACTGTTGATAAGGATATGACTTGATTTAGAGAAAGTacactacaagaatttgacaaaTTAGCGACGAATTTTTGtgagaaatattttttgttattaatccGTCACTAACATGCGAGAAATTAGTGACGCACTAACGACAAAATTAATGAGCGGTTATAAAATATCCGAACTTAAGAAAAATGACTGATTAGTGAGAGATTTACGAGTAAGTTTGTTTCTCGCAAATTAACTTTTGTAGctaaaaaaagagtaaaaaaaaaatttatccttctgatgatgatgaagaatttAGGATTATACTATCTTAAAAACGTACATTTTATGCATGTTGCAAGTTGCACACTTCTTTTAACTAACATACTAGATATATGACTTGTCTAAAATGCTCATAAGAAAAATGATGGGAGCATGAATATACACTACCATTTATTTTAAGCAACAATGCTATAATTTAAGGGAAAAAATTGCATAGAATAATAAATCATATATATTGACGTAATTGTATATATATCTGCAAGATTTCAAGATCTTTTACGCCCATACTTTTTGAACTTCGATTTCAGATCTAGCATGgcctaattatttatttatttatttgtaatGATTTCGTCTTATATTGTATATGGGCATAATGttgatttaattttcatttttttatttaaataataaggCCAACCTCGGTTCTCAATTTGAGTTAATTAGTTGGTGAATTTAGCATCATTCTTTTTCTGGGATTACTTGAGTTAATTAGTTGGTGATTTTTTTTTCCTGATAATTTAAACTCTCAAAaagattcaaataaaaatttaagagACTCAACTACAAAATGCAAACTTCAAGTAAACAAATTACAAATGAATAACAAAAAAATGTAATACGTGCCTAACTACTCAAACTAATGGataaaaatgaaatgcaaacaaaacaaaccaaaacaaaacaaaagcaAAGAATAGAAGATGAGAAGATTTAATTTGTAGTAGAGTCCGCTCAAATTGTGAGACATCACCTTGAAATTTTTGTCCCATTATAGTGATAGAAGCCATAACATTTATTATAGATAG includes:
- the LOC130933326 gene encoding protein BIG GRAIN 1-like B, whose protein sequence is MKNNTLTDHEHYHHSTRFLHNPSFSSTLLDQIYRSIDQSEQHNYTNTPNHMNTFFTQTTSRTEKNKKQDTSTRSTSRDYDNDVTCFSSTSLSSDSSSSSSSSAGFSSSDTESTRPSRTRSSSSCFLPLRSVKTSASLRDEEKGDDHRRKFHSFRHDFKTELGALIGGDRGEDDYESLSMKSKSRALKIYNNIKKVKQPISPGAKITSFLNSIFATSKKTKCTNHDIKNIYQNRLHESNDTCKNVDSDAKKPKSIQTSLPSTCSFSRSCLSKTGRLHRPNDALEEEREAKLVQTSTHSSLSSSKSCLSKTLTSEREKLRNGAKRTVRFYPVSVIVGEEGINNKVATKTWKNSTNVEKSKVVKEAAREFLEEYHKNKNKNNLVSEALMDLHKNNSNKINNANEDDDENDDDDDVASCASSDLFELDHLAELPVYETTHVSTNRAIANGLAV